The following is a genomic window from Geobacillus subterraneus.
AATCCGTCCAGCTATCGACCGGCTTGATATGGTATTTCCTGATTTTACAACTTATCTGAACGAAATGAAGAAAAACCCTTTGTTTAGTGATTGGAACGAATATGTTGAACAATATTTTTATGCTGATGTCGAGCACCGGTTTGATGGTTCTGTCTGTTCGAAAGTATGTAAGAAAGCTATCATAGAAGAATTGAATATGTTGAAGCAAACAGCAATTGATGAGTTTTATGAGCACATCAATATTCCAACTTTATTATTATGGGCTCCGGATTCTTTCGGAGATGGCAAGACGTTTATGGTGACGAAGGAAAAATGGAGACAATTAACCTCTTCTTTATCCCATAGTTATTTTGTGGAGATCGATAATGCCAATCATTACTCGATTATTTTATCGAAGTATGAACAATTGGTAGATGAAGTTAAGAAGTTTTTACAAGATACGAAGAACATTTGTTTTCAAAACTAACTCTAAAGGCAGGGGACGATATGAAACATGTAGAATTAAAATCAGTTATACTGCCTAACGGGGAAACGATCGGCTATCGAGAAAGGGAGGGAGGAGAAAAGCCTGTCCTTCTTGTCCATGGCAACATGGTTTCATCTATGCATTGGGATGTTCTGTTTGAACGGATGGACGAGGTATATAAGCTTTATGCAGTTGACTTGCGCGGCCAAGGCATTTCGACCTACAATCGCCCGATTCAGTCACTGAAGGATTTTTCGGAAGATATTAAGCAGTTGCTCGATACGCTTGGCCTAAAAAAGGTGTCCTTGGTCGGCTGGTCGATGGGTGGCGGTGTGTGTATGCAATTTGCTGCTGATTATCCTGATCAAGTAGAAAAACTTGTTTTATTGGCCTCTGTTTCTACAAGGGGATATCCGTTTTACAAAGTGGATGAGCAGGGACAACCAATCTTGACCCAGCGGTTGAGAACGAAAGAAGAAATCGCTCGCGATCCTTTACGAAGCATTCCGATTACTGATGCGTATCGAAAAAAAGATAAACATTTTTTAAGACAACTGTTTAATGTAACCATGTATGTGTGTCATCAACCTTCACCAGAAAGGTACGAAGCCTATTTAGATGAGGTGCTGAAACAAAGGAATTTACTCGATGTGTACTATGCGCTAAATTATTTTAATATTAGTCATTTTGACAATGGTCTGACTGATGGGTCAGGTGAAGTGGACCGTATTACGGCTCCCACGCTTGTTGTTTGGGGCGAACATGATGTAGTTGTCACGAAGAACATGCAGGACGAGATTGTTCATGATTTTAGGGGAAGGGCGAAGTTTACCGTATTACCCAATGCGGGACACTCACCATTTACCGACAACCCTAACGAGTTGCTGCAGCAACTGCAAAGTTTCCTTAGTTAACTGACGAAACCAATACAGCATAGGAAGGTGAGAAAGGTGATCGTTAATCGCACAGCCCTCGTCACCGGAGCGGCGCGGGGGATCGGTTATGAAGTGGCGAAAACGTTGGCAACCAACGGCGTGAACGTCGTGCTTGCCGATTTGAAGCAGGAAGAGGTGGAACAGGCGGCAGAGTCGTTGCGGCAGCTAGGTTGCGAGGTCGTCGGCGTCAAGTGTGATGTGACGGCGGAAGAAGAGGTGAAGCAAACGATCCATGAAACGGCCAAACGGTGGGGGCGCCTCGATATTGTCGTGAACAACGCCGGTTTGCAATATGTCGCCAATATCGAAGACTTTCCGACCGAGAAGTTTGAGCAGTTGATCCGCGTCATGCTCGTTGGACCGTTTTTGGCCATTAAGCATGCGTTTCCGCTGATGAAGGAGCAGCGCTACGGCCGCATCATCAACATGGCGTCGATCAACGGATTGATCGGGTTTGCCGGAAAAGCCGCCTACAACAGTGCAAAACACGGGGTAATCGGCTTGACGAAAGTGGCGGCGCTAGAAGGGGCACCGTACGGGATTACGGTGAACGCGCTTTGTCCGGGGTATGTCGACACAGAACTCGTCCGCAATCAGCTCGCTGATTTGGCGGCGACAAGAAAGGTGCCGTTGGAGAAGGTGCTCGAGGAAGTCATTTACCCGCTCGTGCCGCAGCGGCGGCTCTTGTCCGTTGAAGAAGTCGCCCATTATGTTCTCTTTTTGGCAGGCGAACAAGCGAAAGGCGTCACTGGGCAGGCGGTCGTGATCGATGGCGGGTATACGGCGCAATGAGGCGAAACAAAATGTTGGCATCGCACAGCGGTTCAAAGCTGAAAAGGGCTGACAAAGAAGGTTCAGCCTCTCCGTAGAATACGTAGTCTGAATGGTTTCGTATGCAGATCGCCGGCAAAGATGGATGGACCAAAAAGGAGATTCGCCTTCAATGCAGCATCGTGTTGTTCCGCGTGTATATAGCACAAAAGAAGGTGTCCCGTTGCTTCGGGACACCTTCTTCGCTGCACCGTTCAGCTGAGGGCAAACTCAAAGCTGGCGTTGAGTTTCACTTCTTTTCCGACAAGGAATCCGCCAGTTTCGAGTGCAACGTTCCATACTAATCCGTAGTCTTCGCGATTAATCGTTCCTTCGACGTCAAAGCCGACGGTGATGCCGCCGGTGAGCGGGTTTTTCACTTGGCCGTTGTACTCGACTTTGAACGTTTCCGTTCTCGTCACGCCGCGAATCGTCAGCTGTCCAGTCACTTCATATTCGGTGTCGGACAGTTTGCGCACCGAGTCGCTGACAAAGGTAATGGTCGGATAGTTCTCGACATCGAAAAAGTCAGCTGAGCGGAGGTGGTTGTCGCGGTCGGCGTTTTTCGTATCGATTGAAGCGGCGTCAACCGTTACCTTTACTTTCAGCGACTCCAGTTCATTCACATCGCCTTGCACGTCGACGTCAAAGTTGGCAAATTCCCCTTTTGCTTTGGAAATCATCATATGCCGGACTTGAAAAGTGATCGAGCTGTGCGCTTTGTCAAGTTGGAATGTTGTCATTGTTCTCCCCCTCTTGGTTACTTAATGATCTCATCATTAATCATAGCAAATATATATCTTGAATTCAAACATTTTTTATTCAAGTTTTTTTATGATGTAGAGTCCAAAGGGATATCCGTGATAAGATGGGGATAGCAACGGTGGCCGGAAAGGATGGGACCATGATGAGTGAAATAGGGATCTTAACGAAAATCGAACAGCAGCTTGAGCAATTGTCACCGGCGGAACAAAAAGTGGCTGCCTATCTTCTTCGCCATGCGGAGCTGATTCCAACGATGACCACCAAAGAACTGGCGCGGGCGGCTGATACAAGCGAGGCGAGTGTCATTCGCTTTTGCAAGGCGATCGGCATCGGCAGTTTTCCAGGATTGAAGCTGGCACTTGTCCGCGAGTTGGC
Proteins encoded in this region:
- a CDS encoding alpha/beta fold hydrolase codes for the protein MKDKKIKINGIDLHLVDFGGTGETIICIHGLTANSRYWDSVAERLIDSYRVLAIDLRGRGDSTKPASGYNIRQHVEDILQVLDFLKLEKVIYMGHSLGALIGVSFAATYPQRLSRLILVDGGANVDEQVFEKIRPAIDRLDMVFPDFTTYLNEMKKNPLFSDWNEYVEQYFYADVEHRFDGSVCSKVCKKAIIEELNMLKQTAIDEFYEHINIPTLLLWAPDSFGDGKTFMVTKEKWRQLTSSLSHSYFVEIDNANHYSIILSKYEQLVDEVKKFLQDTKNICFQN
- a CDS encoding alpha/beta fold hydrolase; the protein is MKHVELKSVILPNGETIGYREREGGEKPVLLVHGNMVSSMHWDVLFERMDEVYKLYAVDLRGQGISTYNRPIQSLKDFSEDIKQLLDTLGLKKVSLVGWSMGGGVCMQFAADYPDQVEKLVLLASVSTRGYPFYKVDEQGQPILTQRLRTKEEIARDPLRSIPITDAYRKKDKHFLRQLFNVTMYVCHQPSPERYEAYLDEVLKQRNLLDVYYALNYFNISHFDNGLTDGSGEVDRITAPTLVVWGEHDVVVTKNMQDEIVHDFRGRAKFTVLPNAGHSPFTDNPNELLQQLQSFLS
- a CDS encoding 3-hydroxybutyrate dehydrogenase, with product MIVNRTALVTGAARGIGYEVAKTLATNGVNVVLADLKQEEVEQAAESLRQLGCEVVGVKCDVTAEEEVKQTIHETAKRWGRLDIVVNNAGLQYVANIEDFPTEKFEQLIRVMLVGPFLAIKHAFPLMKEQRYGRIINMASINGLIGFAGKAAYNSAKHGVIGLTKVAALEGAPYGITVNALCPGYVDTELVRNQLADLAATRKVPLEKVLEEVIYPLVPQRRLLSVEEVAHYVLFLAGEQAKGVTGQAVVIDGGYTAQ
- a CDS encoding YceI family protein, which gives rise to MTTFQLDKAHSSITFQVRHMMISKAKGEFANFDVDVQGDVNELESLKVKVTVDAASIDTKNADRDNHLRSADFFDVENYPTITFVSDSVRKLSDTEYEVTGQLTIRGVTRTETFKVEYNGQVKNPLTGGITVGFDVEGTINREDYGLVWNVALETGGFLVGKEVKLNASFEFALS